GAATGTTCTTTTACCTAAGAGCACTCCTGGTTCTTTGCTGCAGACAGGGGCAACCTGGGGTCTGCCAGGGAGGTGCCCAGCTGAAGGCCTATGCCCTTGTcaggccccccccccgcccccaccgaaGGCCACTAAAGCTGCCCTTCCATTAAGGCCCATCTTTCTGCTCCTTGTATCCAAAAAGATTCCCCCCGTGGAAACTTCCAGAACTGACCCCTGAAGGGCTTTCCTCATATACATGATACTCTATATTCCCCGGTCCTCAAAAGTTTGTCCTGCACACTGGGGAAGGGGGACTCTGAGGTAAAGAAGAAAAGGTTGCCTCTCAGAGGTGTGTCATCTCCATGTTTTTACATGACTTATTGTACTTTCATAGATAATGACTATGTACATTTACGATACACagcctgtacacacacacacacacacagagatatgcTGTCAATTCCATTTTGATTCTGCTTCATCTCCCAACAAAAGTGAACACAATGGATGCTTTTCCAAGGTAAGAAAGGCACATGTATGGGTACCGTGATCCTCATCAAGAGGGGCTGATGAGGGAGCACCCCTTGGGGCTTTTATAGCAGGGGAGAGCAGCATGACCATTCCTCCAGTCCCGGAAGCCCACTGTCTAAAAGGGAGGCTGCTCCATCGTCCTGAGGAGCAGACAAGGGGTGGAACCTCATTCCCCAACTCCCACTTATCTGGAGAGGAGATGAAAGCTATATAAAGAGGAGCCTCGTCACCTGTGACGTGGGGCTCATCTTCAACACAGAGCTGTCCTGAGGGGGGAATGAGAAAACCTTCCCAGAGTGTATGCTGTGTGGTGGGACTTCAAGGGCCCTTTCCATGTTGGGACTCAGCAGAAGGGGCCAACTGAGGCCCACTTAGCCTCAGAGCTAAGACAGGCGCTGGGTCAAGCTCTTTCTCATTGTTGCTCCTAAAGAGAAGACAGAGAGCATTATGAAGGAAGTAAATATCTCTCTGATATGCCTTGAGTTCAAAGTTGTAGAGAGAGAAGGATGTCTAGTTTCTGGGCTGATACAGAGCTCCTCGGAGCGGCCCAACATGGTGCCTCTGAGCAGATCCTAATCCAGTTCCCCATGTTAGGAAGACAGGCTTGCCTTTGACTCACCTGGTGAGCTCAGTGGGAGATGCCGCCAGGGCAGCAAGGTGCCGTGTTTGCCTAACTGCTGCTCCTGGACTGCTCGGTGTGTTCATATGGCTTAAAGGAGAATCCTGGACCCGCCCCATAGCCACCAGGGCAGGGGTCCTCAGATCATGCATCATCCAACCACATCACACCAGGACTTCAGCCATCTGCTGCCTCGCCATAGGACCAAAAACTAAAAGGTACTTCCATTTCAAGCAAATACAATTGTCCATCCTTTCATCCACgaaaatatagaattttataCTCTATATTAGAATTTATACTCTTCCATTGGAGGGGTCTCATTAAGGCTGTGGTAGAAACAAcgtcgggatggattagcaatgggatcctgctgtgtagcactgggaactctgtctagtcaggtatgatggaacacttaatgtgagaaaaaagaatgtatacatgtatgtgtaagtgggtcatcatgctgtgcagtagaaaatatatatatatatatgataaaaaagaaaaaaaaacccaaaacatgcAAAGAACTCGTACAActcaacattgaaaaaaaataactcaatttaaaaaatgggaagaggacctaaacagacatttttccaaagaagacatacagatggccaacaacacatgcaaagatgctccaTGTctttaatcatcagagaaatgcaaatcgaaatcacaatgagctatcacctcacgcCTGTCAAAATGACAagcatcaaaaagacaacaaataacaagtgttggcacgaatttggataaaagggaacccttgtgcactgttgggaatgtaaattggtgcagccactgtggaaaacagtatggaggttcttcaaaaaattaaaaatagaactaccacaggaTCTAGAAATTCCACGTTTGAgtttttttccaaggaaaacaaaagcactcatttgaaaagatgcatgcacccttatgttcactgcagcattgttgacaatagccaagatttggaaacaaaCGGTCTATCGATAGATGAGTGGGCAAAGAAATTATGGCATGAGGCATACCATCCTGAATGTGCCCGATCTCATCTGATCTTGGAAGAAATTATGGTGTGTATTTACATACATTGGAATATCATTCATACATAACAAGGAATGAACTCTTACCATTTTTGATAACACGGATAGACCTAGAGAGTgttatgataagtgaaataagttagatagacgaagacaaatactgtataatttcatttatatatggaatcttaaaacaaGGACaagtataacaaaacagaaatagactcacagatacagaaaacaaagaggtGGTTTTGGAGGGGAAGATGGGCTTATGAATAAAATAGATGAGGAATAATAAATAAGAGGCACAAACTTCAAAGTTATAGAATAAATGAATCATAGGCATGCCCCGTACAACAtgggaaatatagtcaataataacgCAAAAACTGTATGAGGACAATTAGTATATGGTGaccattttgtaatgtatagaaatattgactCGCTATGCTGTGCACCTAGGGCTAACCTAGTGTTGTCGGTTAGTTATActtcaaatacataaataagcaaATCTTggataattacaaaaaaaaaaaagaaacgaaacaAATGTATGGGCAAATTTAAGGGTTAAAAATGACAAGATGACTCCTTCACATTAGAGGTTAAACTTGCTCAAGTTTCAAGGCGTTGAAGATGAAATGTACCCTCCTTGGATCCCTCTTCCCCATTCAGCCTCAagcctctctttccctttgtttctctctctctgtctctctgtcattAGGAGATCTCATTTTCTGTAGgtaaatagacaaataaatatatctgCACAAATATGTAAACATCTGCATAAACGCACGTCCGGAAAGATACGATGAAGATGACAATATTCGAGGGTTGCCTTTGGGGGGTGTGTTTTGGGGGAATGAACTTTTTCCCCTCTATATATACTTTGACATGTACACTGGAATGAACTTCAGGCACAGGGTATCATGGTAAAAACTCCTAAAACCCAGCTGTCTGTGAATACAGGGGAAGAGTCCatgaaattcataaaaaataatactagcctgtttttaaaaactaggaaGCTTAATATGTACTGAGCATGAAAAGGTCAGGgtaaaaatgactgaaataaataatgaaaacaaatgaccTTCAAGTTCCCTCTGCTCCCAGCTTGCTCCGAACCCCACCCAAACCCAGCACTCACTTCTGACAACACTGGAGGTTCATCCCATACTGGGTGGAGAAAGCCCACACAATTCGCTGCTGCTCTGGGGAGAGGATGAGCATGAGGctggcagaggaaggaggcaCTGGGATGGAAAATGCAGACTCTGACGTTCGCTGGGGCTGGCCTCCCTCACAAATAGCTCGTCGTTCACGATGCAAAGACTGAAGGAAAAGTGGGCCCTCAGGGGAGTGGAAGGATGGACCAGCCTGCACCTGAAATAATGATCCTGCTCCCACTGCCCGCCAGGAACCAGATTTCATCCATACCCCTCCTGCATCTGTCCTCCAGGCTCCTTGAtggctgcctctgcccctcccacaGAGCCCACTTTGGAGACTGTCTACCAGCTTCACTAGATGGTAGATTCTGCATTTACCCTTTACAATAGCCCAGGGAGTGGACAGTCTGATCCCCATTTTCAGAGGAAGTCACTGAGCTACAGAGAGGGCATgtgacttgaccaaggtcacacagcaagtgagtGTTGGGTCAAGGAGAGAACCCATGTTCCGattccagagcccaggctcttcTTCACCACTAGGCTAGACTGCTCCTCAGAGCTACGGGCTGGGGTTTCCACAATATGGAGAAAACCTAAGGTCTGTGACTCCGCAGCCCTACCCGGAGCCCAGGCTGGGATGGGTGTTCCCAGCCACAACACAGCACTCACCTGGAAGAGGTGGCAGGGATAGTGATGAAGGTTCGGGTGAAGGCACGAACACAGCCCTGAGACCAGCCTCCCACTGCAACGACCAACAACAGGACCCCTTAGAGCCCCACGTGCTTTACATGCACCCACGGGGTTCCCAGTCAGGGTCTGACTTGACATGCAGGCCGAGGGGACACCTGTTCATGAGCGGGCAGGGTGTTGGGAAGGGGAGGGCAACTGTAGGAGCAGTCTGCTCCAGTGACAGGGCCCCACGGCCACCACTCCACAAGTCCACGGGATGCATGTTCCACAGCTGACCAAGAGGCGGACTTTACCACCCcactttgcagaggaggaaactggggtTTAAGCAATGGTCCAAGTTCCCAGAGTAAGGATCTGGGATGAGAGCCATCAAACCCCATGACCTGGGTCCCCAacacccagggtatatggagcAGAGGGCATGACCATAGGTCACACCTGGGTTGTCTGTGGGAAGAGTGAGGGCTGGAGAACCcagagggggcaggaagggaggcaAGGGTCGGGGAGCTGAGGGAGTTCTGAGAGGGAGCCCCACCAGGGGAGGGCTCTCTggggcctctggggaggggactACACACACCCACCTTCCTTGAACACCCCGTTGACGGAGAAGCAGAGCATCATTTCCTGAAAGGGAAGAGCCCAGGTGCTCAGTCACCACCTAAACACCCACGGTGGCTTCCCAGTCCTGCCCGAGAGAGGAAGCAAGAGCTCACCGTCTGGAACCATGTGTCCACCACGAAGGAGCTGAAGTCATGCCGAGTTTGTGGCAATACACAGAGGGCCCCCACAATGTCACATTTTGTGTGCTTCAGCAGCTTGACCTGCAGgactgtggggggaggggcaacaATCAGAGTTCCAGGACTGAACCTTTCACCATCCCGTTTCCAGCCCAGTCCTCCCATCACCCACTCACAGGGGTCCTTGAGCTTCTTCATGTTCCTATTTTCCTCAAGGTACTGGTAGAAGCTACTTCTAGGTGAAAAGGGAAAATAGGATGTAGGGGTGTGGCCAGAATGGGGGTTTGCAGGAGCAGAACTACATCTGCTGTGATGTAGTCCACCAGCCTGGGAAGAGGGTGTGAGCTGGGATACTCACGACGCTGGGTCCTGGGAGTTAAAGGGAATGGTCAGGGAGAAGCAGGCCTCGTCGTGATAAGCACCCAGGAGGTACTGCCGGTCTCCATAGTCATGGATCAAGTAATACCTGTGCAGGAGCAAAGAGAATGGTGTGTCAGTGTGGTCTGGACCTCAGAGGAAACCTGAAACCTCCCGGGGGCAGTCCTGCACGTGGGCAGCTCGCATGTGCTGGCCCTCCCCTTCCTCAGATTCCCACGGAAACTCACTGCTGCAGGAATTGCAGGACTAGACTCTTCAGCTCATTGGATCCAAAGAAGCTTCCCTGGGATGAGAACAGTCCTCAGGACCAGGGCCAACACCCTCCTCATGCACCGCCTAAAACCCTGCGAGATCCTCCACCCTCACCTTGCACGTCGGTAGGCACTGGCGGGCTTCAGCACCACGGTGAGTTGCTGGGGGTGTCTCCTGGCCAtcctggggagggaagaggaagtcaGCAGTGCAGaccaggaggtggggctggatgATCAGGGAACAGGTGGGCCCGGGAGAGGGAGGGCGTCAGAGGTCAGGCGCCAAAGGGCCCTGGAAATTCCATGGGCAGGACTGCACTTGGGATCAGCACCGTGGGCCCCCAAAGCCTGTGGAGCCTGTGCTCAAGGACGATCCAGAACTGTAGTCTGGTTCCCTCCAAGATGGTCCCATCCCCCTCCCACCATGACCATTAAGGGCCAGGTCCAAAAAGGTAACTTGGGCAAGACCTAAAGGGGGTCAGAGCAGCTTGGGGGCACTGCCAGTGTCAGTCAGAGGAGTCAGTGGTCAAGGAATACATTACCAAGCATAGCAACTTGGGGAACAATTCCAAGATGGAGCTGCCAACatcaagacaaaatagaaaagccTGTGAAACTGCACAGGTCACCTTCCTGGTGTGACCATGACACTGACATTAGACACAGCCCAGTGTGCCCCACCCACACTCCGGGGTCCCAGCTTCCAGGGCCTTGGGCACCTCTCCCCATGGACTCTCCGGAGGGAGagttccctgccttcctcccttcctccatcctccttctccttcctcctggggGATCCCCCCGAGACTGCCCTGACTCCCTTCTCCAGGGCCACGAGAAGCAGCATGTCAATCCCATGCTCCAGgccttccttccccccttcctccctccaggtCCCCACTGAAGGCTGTGGAGCgaagagggaagggggtgggagccCGGGGCTCGGCCACCTCACTGGGGGTCCAGGGTTCCGCCAGGACCAGGACACCCCCAGGGATGGCCCAGGATGCTTGGGCAGGGAGCTGAGTGAGCCAGGgctcaggaggcagggagggaaatgGAGGGGATGAAgacagaaagggagggaagggaggggaagagatgaGAGAGATGCAGGGGCATAGAGACAAGCCTGGGACAGAAAGCTAAgcaaagagaaggggaagaagctCTCccatggtggtgggggtgggtgagggaagaagacagaagaaagaggaaagaaatctctCCTGCTGCAGCCCCTCCTTCACCTGCCCTGGAATGGCCCAGGCACCTGAggtaggaatggaaaatatgtacATGCTGACGTGGGGCCTCACTGGGATCTGACTGAACCTTTGTCACCTCTGTCAGAGGAGCACATGGGGCCTGTGGTCCTCCCAGAGAACCAGGTCAGGTGCCTCTTGCGAACAGCCACTGTCACAAGTAACTCAGACTCCCAGGGGCCAACAGAGGGGACCTCTGACCTTAGGCTGGTTGCCTCATCAGGGGAGGTATTGCACACGGGGTTTCTGTCTGCACACATCTCATCTGGTTCCAGCCACTGGACCTTGTCCATCTCCCATGCAGACTTCACCTGTAATTATAGGGAAGAACCACGTGGACCACAAGGAAGGCCTTGTACCCCCAATCCCTCCTTCAACAAATGCACTTACCTTCTTTGTCCCCACCTCATGAGCCCTCCACCTTCCCTTCAGAGAAGGCTCTGGGTACCACCCCTCACCTCAGTGTTGGGGAGGTTCAAGTTCTTGATGTGGGAAGCATGCTCCATAGTGTTGGGCAGGCCAACCAGCTGGTAGGGTTTCTTGTTGCTCAGGTCCAAGGACAAAAGCTGTGATGAAGAAAGAGTTGAGTGAGGACCCCAACAGGGGATATCCAACATCCATCTGCCGCTTCTGCCTAATCTTCCCCACCCTCACCGCAGTCCCCACACTGAGCCTAACTCCTCACCTTGGGCACATTCTCTCCATAGAGCTGCAGACAGGTGGTCATGGCATTTCCAGGATTCTGTACTGTTCCCATGCCAGAGGTCATCAAGCCTCCAGGAAGATGAGAGGAGGGAAACAGAAGGCTGAGAAGGTCCTGGCCAGTAGAGCTCCAGCACCAACCCCTCCCCAAGTTACCATCCCTGAGTGTCCTTGCCAGGCAGAACCTTCTGCCCTCCCCTGCCCTAGAATTACTGCTGCAGCCATACCAGGGTCAAAACGGAGTCTCTGGATGTGAAGAAATTGCTGGGAGCCCTCATTTTGTCTGTTCAAGGTCAGCTGCACAGTTAGAGATGGAGTTCAGTGTCTCTGAGGCTGAGGTGGTGAAGGGGGGCAAGAGATGGGTCTGGCTCTGAGTGCACAGCTTGTGTTGGCTCTGCCTTACCTTCATCTGCTCCACCTTTGCTGACCTCAGCTCCTTCTGCACAGAGCGGGGTGCATCACAGGGGTCCACAAAGACCGATATCTGGACAGATCCCAAGAGGGGCCAGGTGAGCAGCAGGAAATCTGAGCCTTGGGATCAAGCAAGACCATGCCCCTGGCCTGCCCTCTTGCCCCAGCTGGACCTGTCCATGCCCTTGACACACACCCTTTCCTTAGCCTCATTGTAAATCTTGCCACTGACATTCCTCAGCGCGAAGGCAATGTTGGCATTCTCCACAAAGAACTGGGCCTGCATTTTCTCATAGTGAAACTGGAGGGAGAGGGGCGAGAGACACAGAATATGAGACGAGAGCCATTTCTCATCTGGGCATTCCCTCCACCCCGTTCCCTCTCATCTGCCTCAATGTCCTCTCTTACTTCGACTGGGGTGAATGGGACACCGCAGTGCTTCTGAATCAAACTCAGCAGCCACTTCTCCTCATACTTTATGCCAAATGGAATctagaagccaaaggaaaaaatgggACAGAAAATTGACATAATGAAATCCAAGGTTCAGATAAGACCCAGCCATATCCTCCTTTACAACCTTTTGTCAGGCTTCAGATAATTGTTTAATACAGGACACTGTCTGTCATTGCTAACTTTTGTACCAGGCATGGATTCCCTAAATCACCTCTCTCTCCATTCACAGACTTTTCTCGAAACAAACAACTTAAGATGTTTACCATGTACTTCCTTTTATAAAGGTCTCCGAGATCTTACCTGAGGCAGACCTGGCCTGCCCCTCTGACAAGGACCCCTGactcatcctcctcctccctctctcagcTTGAGCCTAACTGAGCCTTCTGGTGTGAAGCCGCTCCCTCTCCTTGGCAGGAGTTCCCTCCTTTGCTTTCAGACAACCTCTCCCATGCGACCCGCAGTCTATCTGTTCCCTTTAAACTGCTTCTCTCAACCTGCTCTTACATGGTCTATGGTGTTACCTCCTAGGAATAACAAGACAGATCAACAACTCCTCTACCCAGAAAACTTTGTAGCATCTCTACATGAGTCCAACAGAGGTCCCTCTGTCATCTTCTTCTACAAATAAGATCCTAAGGCCAAGAGACTCACTGTGATCTTGAACCAGCTCCCCAAAGTCTCATCCTGCCTGATTCTCTCCACTTTTCCCTCTGGAGGCTTTTTGTCTGTGTCCATGTTAACATGGGTTAGGTCTTGCATCTGAAAATTGCCTCTCCGATGATAGGGTGGAATGCCATAGGGAGTGCTGTGGGGAAGTAGAGAGAAGAAAGTAGTCCATATATGCTCAGAAAGTCTACACATTTTCCTCAGTGATACCAGATCTACAATGAAGTTGTGCTCAACCACTAAGCTGATGCTATCATTCCTCACTCTGCCACAATGGAGAGAAGAATGAGACGTAATGAGCTACAAAGTTTTGTTTTCCGCTGGTTGTTACATGTCTGCCATGCCGACTGGTCACTTACTATCTTACTCGAGTGTCCACGTGAGCATCACTTCCTACTGAGTTTCTATCTTTCTGCTCCTGAGAAGTGACCTGTTCAGACCAATAGTTGTATCTCCTTTGGTAGATACCCCAGCATCTTGCTCTTCTTTGTATAGGGTTCATTTGGTCAGTGTGCTCTGAAATTGAGAATAACACATCAATGGTCCCAGTATCAGAGAAAGCCCTGGGTAAACATCGTGGTTAATGAGGAACTATCACTGATTTTTATAACCTAAATAGAAATGTTATCACATTGCTTAAAAGTCTGGGAGACTTCACTGTGGTTTCGCTTCAAGGGAGATGAGAGGTGTGGAGCATCACAGCCAAGAGGGAAATAAGCACAGAGGAATGGGTTTGGATCTAGGGTTTTATTCCCTGCTCTGCCCTGTTCAGGCTAAGTGACCTGGGATAAATGGCTTTTCATCTCTAACTCTCACATCTCTGCTCTGCTCTAGGGAGACAATAAAATCTACCCTCAAATCTACCCTACTCTCATTGTTCAACAGTCAAAgttgctttctctgtctgatgaAAGTActagagaaattaaagataagtCTGATTAAAAGGTCCAGAATGGTGCCTGGAGAGACATATAATGGAGAATATCAAGAGCAAGGGGAAGAGAATTAAAGGAGGTGCAATGAACATACCAGCACGTGGTTAATGTGAGTCCAAGAAAGCACAGGGAAGCGTGAAGAAATGCTATTTGAAAAGATCTTGGTTGAGAAGCTTCCAAAAGCGACAAACTATCAAGTCAGTATAACAacattaataggagaaaaactaTGCTTTAAGGAAAGACATAcctaaaaaaaaggcattcattTCATCATCATCTAGCAAAAACTAGGAGAATTTGTGTCTAGAAGACTCCAATTAAGAGAAATATGACAGTTTCTTCTTTGGGCAGAAGTATTGTTCCAGGTCGAGTGCAGAAATACTAATGACATTTGTGAATACGTaggcaattttaaataaatattgactgtATAACACAAGGATTGTAATTGTTCTGGGGATTTAAATAGATATTGAATGAAAATGCATGACAATAAATTTGGAGGGGGTATTTGGaatcaaactcttccaaaatacaTCCATTGTCTGAGGAGTTTTAAAGGGCTAATTAACATTAGACCGTCAAATAGCAAAAATGGACATTGTAAGCTGAATGGTCAACACCACAGGAATGGCAAAGGAATGTTAAAGTAGAGAGATGCATGAAGTAACAATTTAATAGTTGCACAATATGAatcattttaaaggaaaggagaggaaagggaacctaACAAGAGGCAGAAATGAATGTGCCTATAAAGGAAATTCTATCTGTTTTTACATTAAAAGTTTCAGACTAAATATTCCTAATAGAAAAACAGATAGGAACAGACCGAATGAGAAACTGCCCATCAAATGCTCCTTCAAAGAGCCGCATACAGAATTTAATCATctagaaaactggaaaacaatcAAATTGCAAAATGTATACCTTTTCCACATTAACCTACAGAAAGCTGGTATAGCCATATTACTAAAACAAAAGGTACACTTTCAAGAAAAACAACATTACTAGAGAAAGAATGAGATTCCCTTATGATAGCAGGTTCAATACAATAGACGATAGTCGTGCACAATTCTAAATTTC
Above is a genomic segment from Sus scrofa isolate TJ Tabasco breed Duroc chromosome X, Sscrofa11.1, whole genome shotgun sequence containing:
- the LOC110257687 gene encoding nuclear RNA export factor 3-like, which codes for MEHTDQMNPIQRRARCWGIYQRRYNYWSEQVTSQEQKDRNSVGSDAHVDTRVRYTPYGIPPYHRRGNFQMQDLTHVNMDTDKKPPEGKVERIRQDETLGSWFKITIPFGIKYEEKWLLSLIQKHCGVPFTPVEFHYEKMQAQFFVENANIAFALRNVSGKIYNEAKERISVFVDPCDAPRSVQKELRSAKVEQMKLTLNRQNEGSQQFLHIQRLRFDPGLMTSGMGTVQNPGNAMTTCLQLYGENVPKLLSLDLSNKKPYQLVGLPNTMEHASHIKNLNLPNTEVRGGTQSVKSAWEMDKVQWLEPDEMCADRNPVCNTSPDEATSLSSILELFPKLLCLDGQETPPATHRGAEARQCLPTCKGSFFGSNELKSLVLQFLQQYYLIHDYGDRQYLLGAYHDEACFSLTIPFNSQDPASSSFYQYLEENRNMKKLKDPFLQVKLLKHTKCDIVGALCVLPQTRHDFSSFVVDTWFQTEMMLCFSVNGVFKEVGGWSQGCVRAFTRTFITIPATSSSLCIVNDELFVREASPSERQSLHFPSQCLLPLPASCSSSPQSSSELCGLSPPSMG